In a single window of the Nocardioides sp. L-11A genome:
- a CDS encoding HNH endonuclease, translating to MDLATRTRSTASLLSRVGERIRSRQTLIVEEWEDITAWASEHVIAGPEGVATITEGYLDTGVPIAGDGAPLVSEFGLMELVAVLGRSPDGGRAYVGRVIECAWRLPNVYDAVTSGRLAPWRAERIADLTHPLSAEAAAYVDRQLWDASGVGWAQLERLVAEAVLRFDPERAETERRKAADARRFDISETDEHGLVHLDGLLDAADGHDLNLAVSRRAEVLGRLGDESSLDVRRSKAAAELARQDLALDLLIPDPDTGEVVDTVPGRKVVLNVHVTDTTLTGQNPFANPVGRWDEGRCPITSAQIREWLRARHTTVIVRPVIDLADHLPVGSYEIPDRHRTRVVLRDHTCRFPHCTRPAQACDLDHTRPYGEGGPTCPCNEVALCRRHHRAKTHSTWRYDTVTPGTYVWTSPNGHRFRVDHRGTHPIRTTTERASDSDPPDN from the coding sequence ATGGATCTCGCCACCCGCACTCGTTCGACAGCCTCGCTGCTGTCGCGCGTCGGTGAGCGGATCCGGTCCCGACAGACGTTGATCGTCGAGGAGTGGGAGGACATCACCGCCTGGGCCAGTGAGCATGTGATCGCCGGCCCTGAGGGGGTCGCGACCATCACCGAGGGCTACCTCGACACCGGGGTCCCGATCGCCGGTGACGGTGCCCCGTTGGTGTCGGAGTTCGGGTTGATGGAACTCGTCGCGGTCCTCGGCAGGTCCCCCGACGGTGGTCGGGCGTATGTCGGGCGGGTGATCGAGTGCGCGTGGCGACTCCCGAACGTCTATGACGCCGTCACCTCGGGCCGGTTGGCGCCGTGGCGGGCCGAACGGATCGCCGACCTCACCCACCCCCTCTCGGCTGAGGCAGCCGCGTACGTCGACCGGCAGCTCTGGGATGCCTCCGGCGTCGGGTGGGCCCAACTCGAGAGGTTGGTCGCCGAGGCCGTGCTGCGGTTCGACCCCGAACGTGCAGAGACCGAACGACGCAAGGCCGCCGACGCTCGTCGGTTCGACATCAGCGAGACCGACGAGCACGGGCTGGTCCACCTAGACGGCCTCCTCGACGCCGCCGACGGGCACGACCTGAACCTGGCGGTGTCTCGACGGGCCGAGGTCCTCGGGCGGCTGGGCGACGAGTCGTCGCTGGACGTGCGGCGGTCGAAGGCCGCCGCCGAGCTCGCGAGGCAGGACCTCGCCCTCGACCTGCTCATCCCCGACCCCGACACCGGAGAAGTCGTGGACACCGTTCCGGGACGCAAGGTCGTCCTCAACGTCCACGTCACCGACACCACCCTGACCGGCCAGAACCCGTTCGCGAACCCGGTCGGCCGGTGGGACGAGGGCCGCTGCCCGATCACCTCCGCCCAGATCCGGGAATGGCTCCGCGCCCGGCACACCACGGTGATCGTGCGACCCGTGATCGACCTGGCCGACCATCTCCCCGTCGGTTCCTATGAGATCCCCGACCGCCACCGCACCCGGGTGGTCCTGCGGGACCACACCTGCCGGTTCCCGCACTGCACCCGACCCGCCCAAGCCTGCGACCTCGACCACACCCGCCCATATGGCGAGGGTGGTCCCACCTGTCCGTGCAACGAGGTCGCGTTGTGCCGGCGGCACCACCGCGCGAAGACCCACTCCACCTGGCGCTACGACACCGTCACGCCCGGCACGTATGTGTGGACCAGCCCGAACGGGCATCGGTTCCGGGTCGACCACCGCGGCACCCACCCCATCCGCACCACCACAGAGCGGGCGAGCGACTCCGACCCACCCGACAACTAG
- a CDS encoding trypsin-like peptidase domain-containing protein: MSRADGLVVEVEGRVVRLGGKQVYRIGRAVEADVVLTAGSVSRQHAELQATTYGWVLVDEGSQFGTYVEDERVTEYPIERRTLVRCGPPSSGATLVVVPAEEYDVVAATPSPRPVPEARPVPEAGPAPQDGAAIPGDDATQVLALPGVPSAPRTGPDLMLVAEGREHRFRHPVEITVGRRSDCTVVLADPACSRLHGRIDPVPGGWTYTNLSDAATFHDGRRIASRTFDERIVLRLGHPVAGPELTLVPLLSAAEEERRIARRRLGRRLAVAGGIAVALALVAGVVGLALVAGRDDPVRPSGGGTDVLERAKAATVKITAESHRLGAPASTGTYHGSGSIIRSDGLILTNAHVAAPEAPGLAEKYGDDLRLADPDYLLVSLTDGRTDTNAPAGYRARVVEADGELDIAVVQIYATADGEKLEGELNFPTVPVGSSGDLRAGDRITVLGFPAVAGDGESITVTTGVVSTVLNDPDLGPRSELDTDARIAPGNSGGMAIDEDGELIGIPTSLFAAEGSAVTSGRIRAIDVVKDLIAKAEDAID, encoded by the coding sequence GTGAGTCGCGCGGACGGCCTCGTCGTCGAGGTCGAGGGCCGGGTGGTGCGCCTCGGCGGCAAGCAGGTCTACCGGATCGGACGTGCGGTCGAGGCCGACGTCGTGCTGACCGCGGGCTCGGTCTCGCGTCAGCACGCCGAGCTCCAGGCCACGACGTACGGCTGGGTGCTGGTCGACGAGGGCAGCCAGTTCGGCACCTACGTCGAGGACGAGCGGGTCACCGAGTACCCCATCGAGCGGCGGACCCTGGTCCGCTGCGGACCGCCCTCCTCCGGCGCGACCCTGGTCGTCGTTCCCGCCGAGGAGTACGACGTCGTGGCGGCCACGCCGTCCCCGCGGCCGGTCCCCGAGGCCCGGCCGGTCCCCGAGGCCGGGCCGGCGCCGCAGGACGGGGCGGCGATCCCGGGCGACGACGCCACCCAGGTCCTCGCGCTGCCGGGCGTGCCGTCCGCGCCGCGGACGGGTCCGGACCTGATGCTGGTCGCCGAGGGGCGCGAGCACCGGTTCCGGCACCCGGTCGAGATCACCGTGGGCCGGCGCAGCGACTGCACGGTGGTGCTCGCCGATCCGGCCTGCTCCCGGCTGCACGGCCGGATCGATCCGGTCCCGGGCGGCTGGACCTACACCAACCTCTCCGACGCGGCCACCTTCCACGACGGGCGCCGGATCGCGAGCCGGACCTTCGACGAGCGGATCGTGCTGCGCCTCGGGCATCCCGTCGCGGGTCCCGAGCTCACCCTCGTCCCCCTCCTGTCAGCGGCCGAGGAGGAGCGGCGGATCGCCCGACGACGCCTCGGCCGGCGGCTCGCGGTGGCCGGCGGCATCGCCGTGGCCCTGGCTCTGGTCGCCGGCGTCGTCGGTCTGGCACTCGTCGCCGGCCGCGACGACCCGGTCCGGCCCTCGGGCGGCGGCACCGACGTCCTGGAGCGGGCGAAGGCGGCCACGGTCAAGATCACCGCCGAGAGCCACCGGCTCGGTGCGCCCGCGAGCACCGGGACCTACCACGGCTCGGGCTCGATCATCCGCTCCGACGGCCTGATCCTCACCAATGCCCACGTCGCGGCTCCCGAGGCGCCCGGTCTGGCGGAGAAGTACGGCGACGACCTCCGCCTCGCAGACCCCGACTACCTGCTCGTCTCCTTGACCGACGGGCGGACCGACACGAACGCCCCTGCCGGGTACCGTGCACGCGTGGTCGAGGCGGACGGCGAGCTCGACATCGCCGTGGTCCAGATCTACGCCACCGCCGACGGCGAGAAGCTCGAGGGCGAGCTGAACTTCCCGACGGTCCCGGTCGGCAGCTCCGGTGACCTGCGCGCGGGGGACCGGATCACCGTGCTCGGCTTCCCGGCGGTCGCGGGCGACGGCGAGTCGATCACCGTCACCACCGGCGTCGTCTCGACGGTCCTCAACGACCCCGACCTCGGCCCCCGCTCCGAGCTCGACACGGACGCCCGGATCGCACCCGGCAACTCCGGCGGCATGGCGATCGACGAGGACGGCGAGCTGATCGGCATTCCGACCTCGCTCTTCGCGGCGGAGGGCTCCGCGGTCACCAGCGGCCGGATCCGAGCCATCGACGTGGTCAAGGACCTGATCGCGAAGGCTGAGGACGCCATCGACTGA
- a CDS encoding VWA domain-containing protein: protein MSDRLGGALARKPLHFIFVLDVSGSMLRGGRIQALNNAITEVLPHLRDEARANPHAELLVRVLAFANEPQWIIEEPTPVEAIHWKRLEAVPRGFTELGSALQNLAGALDHLDESHSAFPPAIILVSDGRPTQSSGVTFAEGLQALLNNRWGATAVRLALGVGRDADMHSLRRFIGDEDVPLLRADNPEQLVEYIVWASKAASKVASRPVVGPGSGVTAVPPSPIGDPIWSTLG, encoded by the coding sequence ATGAGCGACCGGCTCGGAGGCGCGCTGGCGCGCAAGCCGCTGCATTTCATCTTCGTGCTGGACGTGTCGGGATCGATGCTGCGCGGTGGCCGCATCCAGGCCCTCAACAACGCCATCACCGAGGTCCTCCCCCACCTGAGGGACGAGGCGCGCGCCAACCCGCACGCCGAGCTGCTGGTGCGGGTGCTCGCCTTCGCCAACGAGCCGCAGTGGATCATCGAGGAGCCGACCCCGGTCGAGGCGATCCACTGGAAGCGGCTCGAGGCGGTCCCGCGCGGCTTCACCGAGCTCGGCAGCGCCCTCCAGAACCTGGCCGGGGCTCTCGACCACCTCGACGAGAGTCACAGCGCCTTCCCGCCGGCGATCATCCTGGTCTCCGACGGCCGGCCCACGCAGAGCAGCGGCGTGACCTTCGCCGAGGGCCTGCAGGCACTGCTCAACAACCGCTGGGGCGCCACCGCCGTCCGGCTCGCGCTGGGCGTGGGCCGCGACGCCGACATGCACTCGCTGCGCCGCTTCATCGGCGACGAGGACGTCCCGCTGCTGCGGGCCGACAACCCCGAGCAGCTCGTCGAGTACATCGTCTGGGCGTCGAAGGCCGCCAGCAAGGTCGCCTCGCGACCCGTCGTCGGCCCCGGCTCGGGCGTGACCGCCGTACCGCCGAGCCCGATCGGCGACCCGATCTGGAGCACGCTGGGATGA
- a CDS encoding protein phosphatase 2C domain-containing protein, producing MTDRPESDPAWTTLSGTTIGSVHVRDRLPIQDAVLTWSDAAQGQAVLAVADGHGHRLHFRSDTGAALAVVSAVEELRRILPDLRAADADARNRLEHAGAAIVATWAAKVRHHLAANPYSPAEDELGASADPLRAYGTTILATAVTGDVLVHLQIGDGDTVLVTADGVASRPLPEDPDLDGLHTSSLCQPRPVDALRTAVVDTHADRVALVFLCTDGFGRSRVDADGWWRRTGEQLLEFSRTRGLDWVREQLPEWLAEPALVGGDDTTMALLVRGAGVASGVRPDLIDTVPTP from the coding sequence ATGACGGACCGGCCGGAGTCCGATCCGGCGTGGACGACCCTGTCCGGTACGACGATCGGCTCGGTCCACGTCCGGGACCGGCTGCCGATCCAGGACGCGGTGCTCACCTGGAGCGACGCCGCCCAGGGCCAGGCCGTGCTGGCGGTCGCCGACGGCCACGGACACCGCCTCCACTTCCGCAGCGACACCGGCGCCGCGCTCGCCGTCGTCAGCGCGGTCGAGGAGCTGCGCCGCATCCTTCCCGACCTGCGGGCCGCCGACGCCGATGCCCGCAACCGCCTCGAGCACGCGGGCGCCGCGATCGTCGCCACCTGGGCCGCGAAGGTCCGGCACCACCTCGCGGCCAACCCCTACTCCCCCGCCGAGGACGAGCTCGGCGCGTCGGCCGACCCGCTGCGCGCGTACGGAACCACGATCCTGGCGACGGCCGTCACCGGTGACGTGCTGGTACACCTGCAGATCGGCGACGGCGACACCGTCCTCGTGACCGCCGACGGCGTGGCCTCCCGCCCGCTCCCGGAGGACCCGGACCTCGACGGCCTGCACACCAGCTCGCTGTGCCAGCCCCGGCCGGTGGACGCACTGCGCACCGCGGTCGTGGACACCCACGCCGACCGGGTCGCGCTGGTGTTCCTGTGCACCGACGGCTTCGGCCGCTCCCGCGTCGACGCCGACGGCTGGTGGCGCCGGACCGGCGAGCAGCTGCTGGAGTTCTCCCGGACCCGGGGCCTGGACTGGGTGCGCGAGCAGCTGCCCGAGTGGCTGGCCGAGCCCGCCCTCGTCGGCGGCGACGACACGACCATGGCGCTGCTGGTGCGCGGTGCGGGCGTGGCGAGCGGCGTACGTCCCGACCTGATCGACACGGTGCCGACACCCTGA
- a CDS encoding ABC transporter permease — translation MNRQSPFWALSVAILRGFLRDRASVFFAVIFPLMFLVLFGGLFSSQDQSKVDMIQVGSVPLIEQLPKGADEAFADTFEVTHSDDLDDALEQVRKGDADVALEQRGDEIIAHYTQTEQVKAAVTQGTLRAFVDGTNVALSGAPPKFSLVTEQVEDDSLTTIQFVTPGLLGWAIAMSAAFGAAATLQGWRQSKLLRRLQLAPVGTGTVVAARITVTLAVALMQFALFIGLGAAAFGLQLSGSWWMALPLIIVGTLCFMALGLFAGAVAKTVEGAVNLANFLVLPMAFLSGSFFPLDASPTWLQRFSDILPLKHLNEGMLDVMVRGQGPGAAVMPLLILAAFATVITLLAAKLFRWETT, via the coding sequence ATGAACCGCCAGTCGCCGTTCTGGGCCCTCTCGGTCGCCATCCTGCGCGGCTTCCTGCGCGACCGGGCGTCGGTCTTCTTCGCGGTGATCTTCCCGCTGATGTTCCTCGTCCTCTTCGGGGGGCTGTTCTCCAGCCAGGACCAGTCGAAGGTCGACATGATCCAGGTCGGCAGCGTGCCGCTGATCGAGCAGCTGCCGAAGGGCGCCGACGAGGCGTTCGCGGACACCTTCGAGGTCACGCACAGCGATGACCTGGACGACGCCCTCGAGCAGGTGCGCAAGGGCGACGCCGACGTGGCGCTGGAGCAGCGCGGCGACGAGATCATCGCCCACTACACCCAGACCGAGCAGGTCAAGGCGGCCGTCACCCAGGGCACGCTCCGTGCCTTCGTCGACGGCACGAACGTCGCGCTCAGCGGCGCTCCGCCGAAGTTCAGTCTGGTCACCGAGCAGGTCGAGGACGACTCCCTGACGACCATCCAGTTCGTCACGCCGGGGCTGTTGGGTTGGGCGATCGCGATGAGCGCCGCCTTCGGCGCCGCCGCGACGCTGCAGGGCTGGCGGCAGTCCAAGCTGCTGCGTCGCCTCCAGCTCGCCCCGGTCGGCACCGGCACGGTGGTCGCCGCCCGGATCACCGTCACCCTGGCGGTCGCGCTCATGCAGTTCGCGCTCTTCATCGGCCTGGGCGCGGCCGCGTTCGGGCTCCAGCTGTCCGGCTCGTGGTGGATGGCGCTGCCGCTGATCATCGTCGGGACGCTGTGCTTCATGGCGCTGGGCCTGTTCGCGGGCGCGGTGGCGAAGACTGTGGAGGGCGCGGTCAATCTGGCCAACTTCCTGGTCCTGCCGATGGCCTTCCTCAGCGGGTCGTTCTTCCCGCTCGACGCCTCGCCGACCTGGTTGCAGCGGTTCTCGGACATCCTGCCGCTCAAGCACCTCAACGAGGGCATGCTCGACGTGATGGTGCGGGGGCAGGGGCCGGGCGCGGCGGTGATGCCGTTGCTCATCCTGGCCGCCTTCGCCACCGTGATCACCCTGCTCGCCGCCAAGCTGTTCCGCTGGGAGACCACGTGA
- a CDS encoding ABC transporter ATP-binding protein — protein MTTAIHVTGLTKRYGDLVAVDDVSLDVAEGEFVGVLGPNGAGKTTLLEMVEGLRRPDAGGVEVLGEAVWPRNPRLQPRIGVQLQASSFFERLTAREQIRTFASLYGVGQATADDWVERVGLTDKADTRVEDLSGGQAQRLSIACALVHDPELVFLDEPTAALDPQARRNLWDLLSSINDSGRTVVLTTHYMDEAEVLCDRVAVMDHGRILQFDSPAALVRGLDAPARIRVAPGSLTVEQAGAIAGVIETRDDADGVVLVTRDPAGVIGVLAAGNHLDGVTVQTGTLEDVFLSLTGREYRA, from the coding sequence ATGACTACCGCCATCCATGTGACCGGACTGACCAAGAGGTACGGCGACCTGGTCGCCGTCGACGACGTGAGCCTCGACGTGGCCGAGGGCGAGTTCGTGGGCGTCCTCGGGCCCAACGGCGCGGGCAAGACCACGCTGCTGGAGATGGTCGAGGGCCTGCGCCGGCCCGACGCCGGCGGCGTGGAGGTGCTGGGCGAGGCGGTGTGGCCGCGCAACCCGCGGCTCCAGCCCCGGATCGGCGTCCAGCTCCAGGCCTCGTCCTTCTTCGAGCGACTGACGGCGCGCGAGCAGATCCGCACCTTCGCCAGCCTGTACGGCGTCGGGCAGGCCACCGCTGACGACTGGGTCGAGCGGGTCGGGCTCACCGACAAGGCCGACACCCGCGTCGAGGACCTCTCCGGCGGCCAGGCCCAGCGCCTGTCCATCGCGTGCGCCCTGGTCCACGACCCGGAGCTGGTGTTCCTCGACGAGCCGACCGCGGCGCTGGACCCCCAGGCGCGACGCAACCTGTGGGACCTGCTCTCCTCCATCAACGACAGCGGCCGCACCGTCGTGCTCACCACGCACTACATGGACGAGGCCGAGGTGCTCTGCGACCGGGTCGCGGTCATGGACCACGGCCGGATCCTCCAGTTCGACAGCCCGGCCGCGCTGGTCCGCGGTCTTGACGCACCGGCCCGGATCCGGGTCGCCCCCGGCTCGCTGACCGTCGAGCAGGCGGGAGCCATCGCGGGCGTGATCGAGACCCGCGACGACGCCGACGGGGTCGTGCTCGTGACCCGCGACCCGGCCGGCGTCATCGGCGTCCTCGCCGCGGGCAATCACCTGGACGGGGTGACGGTCCAGACGGGCACCCTGGAGGACGTCTTCCTCTCCCTCACCGGACGGGAGTACCGCGCATGA